The Vigna unguiculata cultivar IT97K-499-35 chromosome 11, ASM411807v1, whole genome shotgun sequence genomic sequence CAGCAGCTGTGCGTCTCTACAAGGCCAAGTATCAGGTTAGtcattcttaaatttttagCTATATGTTATAATATTTGCCACATTGTCGAAGgttgttttaatatttgaataacaTTATATGCAGACATCTCAAGAGGGTGTGATAGGCATAACTTTGGTGGCTAATTGGTTTCTGCCACTCAGAGATACCAAAGCTGATCAAAAGGCTGCTGAGAGAGCAATTGACTTCATGTATGGATGGTAAGACTTTGATAACTATCCAACTTTGCTTGCATATCCTAATAACTATGAATAAAACACTTATCTGAATGCTCAATGATTTCAGGTTTATGGATCCATTAACTTCCGGAGACTATCCAAAAAGTATGAGATCACTTGTGAGAACAAGGTTGCCAAAGTTTACTGCAGATCAAGCTAGACAACTCATCGGTTCATTCGATTTTATTGGCCTAAACTATTACTCTACAACTTATTCCTCTGATGCACCTCAACTCAGCAATGCCAACCCTAGCTACATAACCGATTCTCTTGTCACTGCTGCATGTGAGCACTTTTTCTAACATTCTATATCATTCTATCAGTTTTGTTGAATGTGATCATCATGACTAACAATAAGTTGTGTTTTTCTGTTTTTGATTGATTCCAGTTGAACGCGATGGAAAACCTATTGGAATCAAGGTACTTCTATACCCCCTATTATTAAGACATAAAACTACTACttcaatcttataaaatgtaaaattaacattctTTTTAATCTTCTGCAGATTGCTTCTGATTGGTTATACGTTTATCCAAGAGGAATTCGTGATCTCTTGTTATATACCAAGGATAAATACAACAATCCTTTGATTTACATCACAGAGAATGGTAAATATCATTTCTTCATACTTCTGCATACATCAGTTTCAGTTTCTCTCCCTTGTTATAAATTCAATGTGCATCATACTTTTTTTTGACCTATTCTTCTTCACTTTTATAGGTGTAAATGAGTACAATGAACCCTCCTTATCACTTGAAGAATCTCTTATGGACACTTTCAGAATCGATTATCACTATCGTCATCTCTATTATCTTCTATCCGCAATTAGGTAAGTAATATTTGCTTTTATAATACTAACAATTTGATCTTATACtaagaatttttaatttatattcatttcatttattctttgttATATTATAGGAATGGAGCAAATGTGAAGGGATACTACGTGTGGTCTTTCTTCGACAATTTTGAGTGGTCTTCGGGCTACACTTCACGATTCGGAATGGTCTTCATAGATTACAAAAATGGTTTGAAAAGATATCCAAAACTATCGGCAATGTGGTACAAGAACTTCCTCAAGAAAGAAACCAGACTTTATGCCTCTAGCAAATAAGATACTTACTATTAAattcattcaatttaaattattttctaactaattcatattcttttattctaaaaaaaatatacagacAGGTCTTACAAATAGAGATTCTTTGATTGtaattctttctttctttgattaGTCTTTGATTGTAATTTTAAAGTCCTATATATACATTTGGACTTACAGATACATACATTTTGTACATCTGTTGGTAATACAGTCAGAATGAAAGAGACacattatattgttattataaagtTGTCATTTAATTACCATCTCCATcatatctctctctctctctctctctctctatatatatatatatatatatatatatatatatatatatatatatatatatatatatatatatatatatatatatatatatatatatatatatttatatatatataacaataatttataagtatattattatatataaaattttgaatgttGGATTAAAATAGTCAacgaaattaaaaaattgtgaatGTGTGCAATGTAATTTTAGTTGGTTTAGTGGTTTGTATTTGATCAGATGCTTTGATCCGCTTCATACATAGTTTGCTAAGTTATGCTTATTAGTCTGATTGGAGTACGGGACTATATAAGAGTATTCTTATAAGCGTAGAAATGAGTGTCCCTAATGTGGAGGATACGATGAAATTTTCAGCtaacgataaaaaaaaaaaaaaccctaaacctaaattTTCATTTggctacataaaaaaaaaaaaaaaaaaccaacatgGTTATTTCTTGTGTTGTAGggatgtttgtttttttttgtaggtATGCTATTTGTTTTGAACAATCACAAATTGATTTCTTTACAGGAAAACCGCAGTCAACATCATTGATTGTTTTagacaatattatttaaatgatatcgtttattttactattttcttcttgttgtctttttatataattatttttgcgCCAATACTTTGTACATGTAAATATCAgatataagaatttttttcttcttctttattttgaagTGCTCTATCATGCATCTCTCGAATGAACAAAAGTTATGAGAGATTTGAAAtccttaaattattaaaatttaattaagctaaataacttatatataaatacttatTGTATATCTcgtcaatttattttataatataacgCAGAATAATGTTGACTTGAAAGACTGACTAaacttttttctcatttatttaagttatttaaccATGTATTGAGCTGCACGCTCAAAGatggaaaattataaaaaaaaaagactaaactTTGTGTAAAATtactatatattattgttaactTTTTCGACGTTTTCCCGGTGAATTTGAATATCAACAATGGTGGCATTGTTCAACGTATGTAAGAAATGTTTTTAGCAAGAAAACAAAAGTATTAGTAGTAATTTGAATGGTCAAAGACGACGCATATTTTGAAAAAGGGAATGTCTTGAGTCATTTCCGCACGAAGTTGCATGGAAAAGGCAAAGAGCGGGTGAAACGTTTTCTTTACGGAACTTTAAACCCGCATTTTAGTGTCCTACAAAATCATTGCTTCATCCAAATCtgtttaaaacatattttagtgaaaaataagtgtttatgattttaaaataaaagtgtttAAATGGGTATGTTTTTTATATCAATGTTTGTTTTCTTGATATAAGATTTTTCATAAGCAAGGGAAATCTTTTGCATCCGgaattaattcaatttcaataGTGAATATTAACTGTTTGCATGAGTTAATTGTAATTCTAAACATTCATGAATATTGTCATTTCCATTAGTAGCAATTAAAGAATGTTCACAAAATGCGCTCAAGTGGATAAACATTATTGACATTGATGAATGTTGATAAACAGAATTAGGGTTTGGGATGGAGAGGAATGAGTTAGTGATTATGGCAACGCAATGATGGGAAGGTAGTGGTCTGGTAAGTGGCGGCCTCATGATGTGAGAAGGTGACGATTGCATATATTTGGTAGTCTCTGACTTGGTGGCTCATATCTGACCAATTAATATAGGTGGTTGTcacaaattgaatcaaaaatcaTGTCTAATCGGTTAAAGGTCGAGCCTATTTGCACCAATGATGGAGATGAGTCGATTTAGTAaatgtcaggttttacagagggggtttcaccggggagaacaacaccaatgagacctgagctcaatcacataagacattgacaccactctcaacccaaaaccttaaggcaatgggtttatgggtctttattcttatatagtgctctactttttcatttctggtcaatgtgggacttagactcacacttggattcctaacaatctccccctcaagggtgagtcccttcaaccacattggtacactccccctccagcggaagcattcccaaccacgagtactcttTTTCTgtccttttctgtaccgccgttattcttaacgggacacgctttacctggaacccttactTGGGAcctttgccaggaagactttcgatactaggaccatactgcactcgtctgagccggttttaaccatcggctctgataccacttgtcaggttttacagagggggtttcaccggggagaacaacaccaatgagacctgagcccaaccacataagacattgacaccactctcaacccaaaaccttaaggcaatgggtttatgggtctttattcttatatagtgctctactttttcatttctggtcaatgtgggacttagactcacacttggattcctaacagtAAAATGTTAAGCAAAATTAATCTAAATAGAAGAATAAAGTTAAATTGATCcgaactaaaaaattaaataaagtctTCTCAGGATGCAAAATTAAGTTAAGTCGACTCAGACAATGCGATTTATATTCAAGATTGAACTGAGTCGGTTAGGGTTGAAGgtgttaatgttattttttaccttttagtGGTATTAAgttttgaagaataaaattaacttctccatagtttttatattgtttaattctCAAGTTTATCTTATTTTTGCATTGTTTTGTATTGTAGTTGCTTTATGTTTGTTTACCTCTAATATCTATTTTAAGTGTGtgaaataagttaataaaaagcAATTTTGGTGGAGGAAAATAAGTTGGAACTCAAGGAAACATGATtggacaataaaaaaatatattttagacaAGTACTCACGTCAGGGGCATTCGAATTACACATAATGTTACAAACATGAAGAAAAGGTTGAACCGAATCAACTAGAGATGACGAATCAAGGTGAGTCAGCCAAGGTCAAAGATTGAGTTGAGTAAACCCGGGTCTAACAATCCAAACCCaaggtcgagtcgagtcttaccAGGTCAAGCAACCTAGACCGAAAGTGGAGCCAGGCTAGTTAGGATCGAAGGTTGAGGTGAGTCAAAGGTTGATCCAAGGGGCATGGGCCGAAGTTCGATCTAGGTCAACCTGGACAAAAAGGACAGAGTCGAGTAATCTCGAGTTGAAGGCTTCACCATTTGGCACAAACTGACTCAACTCGACTTTCGGGCTGAACTAACACGTCTAAATACCTTTGAAGGTCGAGCCAAGCCAATTAGAATCGAAGGTTGAGACAAATCAATTCAAACTGAAGGTTCCAAGGGGTTCAGGCCAAAGTTAGACTTAGGCTAGCCTAGGCCAAAAGATAGAGCTGAATCATCTTGGGTCAAAGACTTCACGTTTTGGTACAGACCAACTCAACACGATTTTCGAACTAGATTGACTCATCTTGACTTTCGACCTAGATTAAACTTTTGTATTTAGAAGTtaagtaaatttttatattatgatacTTAATCTTGACCCACTTGAATAAGAGACTTTGAAAATTAACGCTTTTTAAAACCTTCCaatgaattaataaaataaaaacttatttaaaagtgACTTGAAAATGACACATATAGTTCATtacacatatttatatttttgagaaCACTCTACCCCGtccaatatatttataaatttccaTCCATGCTTGTCTGTATATAAGTTAAGGCTAGAGAGGCTCATCTCAATACAATGGCAAGGTTTGAATCATTAATACTAcacttatttaatgtttattacagtataaaaaagttttaatatgaGAATATGAATAAAGAACTAGAGTAACATTTACTACagttacaattaaataattattaaaaatctgTCCAAGTGGAAGCATGTCATTATTGAATGTTGATAAATACAATTAGGATGGAGTGGTCTGGTAAGTGACGGCCTCGCAGCTGATAGGTGGcggaattattttattattagtaattattatccttattaaaaaataataaaatactgttctattattaattatggGCGCCCAAATTCTGaatcaaatcaaaatgattgttaaatgtaaataatatattaaaaattgctCAACTTACTGTTTCATTTTGTTGCCATGAACAgagttaagaaataaaaaaataaaaaaacaaaggcaacatttttttttctctcaggTTTAATTCAAAGCCTCCAACAATGtgtgtttaaattaattaattattataatattaaaaaaaaatcacattaaaataagaatactaTCTTTCTTGTGTTAGAAAAAAACAAGCACATAGAATCTGCACACAAGCAGTTAAAAGCAAGTTGTAAAATCCGCATTTACTCGGTCCGTTGAATCGATAAATACCTCTCCATTATTTGAAATGAAGATTAATTGTTGGTTTACTATTGTCGTAAATGGGTGGGTGTGAATTAAGTAAAGATTAGATGGAATTAAGCTTCGATAatgatgaaataataaaataatgaaaaatgtgaTCGGCACCAGATCTTAATTAATTACACCACTCTCGTTAAGTGGTTATGACCTtttcagtttttaattttaaaatagagttGGTTTAGATAAAAACAAGTTTGGGTTagtttttctatcattttttgTTTGATAAGTTTTTAGTTTACCAACTATTATAATGATGTAATTTTCGATCTTGGAATTTTAATGGTGactattattttcaatttcaatttaatcttttcattAAACTATTGACGAAATTCAATAAGTTGGACAAGTGGTTAAACaccaatattttatattataaggGCATCCAATATAATAAGAAGTCATATTCCGAAACTAGTtagactaaaaataatatatatatatatatatatatatatatatatatatatatatatatatatatatatactgcaaaggaaaaataattttggacttagtaaaatgtaaaaagaaatCCTTAAAAGGACAACAATATGACATTAAATAATGGCAAGTCACTAAACACTTACATgagacaaataataaaatacagaGAAATTTTGTTGGGCAAATTAAATTTTTCCAACGAAATCCTATAAGAGGAAAACATTGGGAATAAACTTGAAATTTGGagatttcttaaaaaaaattattttcttaagaaATAACTCGAAAAGGACTTCgcaagttttgaaattttgatcaCACATAAAAAGgatattaattcaaatttggAGCACTTCATAGTGAATCAAACCTTGAATGAAATTACTGAAAGGGCTTAGGTTCAAGTTTAAAATGTTATCTATTTTAAGAGTTGAgaagtaataaatttatttttaaatctcataCTATCATTTTGTATAGTAAATAATTCATATAcgggttataataattttaatgccactgtatattatttttccaataaaagaaaattgaaggaGTTTGGAAAACTTTATGGGTCGCCCCTTGTCTTACCATAAGTatgtagtttttatatttttcatattttttgtttttagatgTAGAATTCTActaaaaaatagtttctatattttaatataaattgaattacctaatattttttttttatttcttagaataaaatttagctcagttttgttacattatcaatcttaaaataagtttttttatttaattattaaaataattcgATATTCATTAACAAAACTAAATGGTTAATGAGGAGAACTTAATTGTATAAATGATTAAGAGTTTCATAAAAATTGTGTCAAGTAATTCAATTCCAacacccttaattatacatctTCCTCTAATTATATACTTGAGTTTTTAggaatttaaatttcattttctatattccaatcaaacaaacattgaaataaaaaaaaaaacaattctaaTCATAGTAgcaaataattaatcaattttattcatATCTGCTTTCTTTATGAACAAGACTTGTTtagaataaatacaaataatgatATACAAGTATATTGAACAAATGAATCTTAACTACAATATCACTCCATCTTCTGAGCTCTCAAAGatggaatttaaaaaataaaaaataaaaactacaaaatcaCTAAATGGAATTAAAAAGTCTATCGTTTCTCTTGAGAAAATTCTTGTACCATATTGCAGAGAGTTTCTCATATCTTTTCAAACCATTTTTGTAATCCACGTATGTCATTCCAAATCGCACAGTATAACCCATTGACCATTCAAAATTGTCGAATAAAGACCAAGCATAATATCCCTTTACATTTGCACCTTCCCTGTAACAACGTacgaagaaaacaaattaaaaaaataaaataaaataacttgcATAACCAAAAATACCTTTCAGGAATGTAAAATACTACTTACCTAATTGCAGAACGAAGATAGAAGAGATGACGGTAATAGTAATCAATTCTGTAAGTATCTAACAGAGATTCCTCCAATGACAGTGTTTGGTCATTATTAAATTCGTTTACACCTgcaaaatgtatttttcttgttaaatatattccaaatatttatatatttgagaacataaatattatatataaattcttttactcACCATTTTCAGTTATGAAAATCAAAGGATTGTTGTATTTTTCTTTGGTATACATTACAAGATCACGGATTCCTCTTGGACAAACGTACAACCAATCAGAAGCAATCTGCATAATTATACGATTAAAAGgttaattaattagtttcatACTTCGTTAAAGGATTAAACTAAagtaaatttcataaatttgcAAGCTTAGTGAGAGTATACACATACCTTTATACCTATGGACTTCCCATTACGCTCAACTGCAATTATTAACACATATATAACACAAGCCAATGTTAATTAACCATGATCAAACTCAAGATACATATATAAGCAATTTAGAAAATTGATGAAAAGTGTTTTAGATTGATTACTTACATTCAGAAATGACTAAAGAATCAGTTACATAGTACGGTTGAGCATTGCTTAAATGAGGTGCATCAGAGGCATATATTGAAGAATAGTAGTTTATGCCAATGAAGTCAAATGAACCAATCAGTAACCTAGCTTGCTCCGCAGTAAACTTTGGTAACCGTGATTTCACAAGAGATCGCATACTTTTCGGATATTCTCCTGTTGTTAATGGATCCATGAACCTGAAAATCGACAACCTTTGATTTAGTTTTCCATTATTTAACTCCAACAAACTAAAGAGAAGAGGAACAGAAGTTGATTTCTTACCATCCATACATGAATTCCACTGATCTTTCAGCAGCTTTTTGATCAAATTTGGTATCTGAGAATGGTATGAACCAATTACAAACTAAGGTTATGCCTATCAAACCCTTCTGTGATTCCTGCACATGCACGTTTCAAAATGTATTAGTTTTTGAACAAAGTTTGAACTGATAAAAGAAATGATTCTTAACAAAGTAACAACAAACCTGGTACTTGGTCTTGTATACACGAACAGCTGCTGCATGAGCAAGAAGTTGGTGGTGTGAAACTATGTAGGGTTCTGTACCAGAATCCCCTCCATTGCAATTTGGATTTACCCAACTAGAACAACGTCCTGGTGCCATGGTTCCGTTTGCATAGCCATTAATGCTGTAAGTCCATGGTTCATTCAGTGTAACCCAGTGCTTAACTCTATCTCCGAATGCCCTGAAGCAAACGTCCGCATAATCCCGAAAATCCTTGCTGAAGATTCATACAAGTGTTTGATCAACAAAACTAGCCATTGAACTTTCCAAGAGTGCAGTAATTAATAGTTTGGAATCAAAACTCACATTATGAGAGGACTCAGGAAGCCACCATATTCATCTTCTAAAGCCTGGGGAA encodes the following:
- the LOC114169674 gene encoding cyanogenic beta-glucosidase-like, translating into MACKSFCILGLITFVLVISKTNVNCIETDAVDPIVDVASLNRDSFPPGFIFGAGSSSYQFEGGAKEGGKGPSVWDTFTHKYPEKILDKSNGDVAIDTYHRYKEDAKFMKNMNLDSYRFSISWSRILPNGKLSGGINQEGIDYYNNVINELLANGIKPLVTLFHWDLPQALEDEYGGFLSPLIIKDFRDYADVCFRAFGDRVKHWVTLNEPWTYSINGYANGTMAPGRCSSWVNPNCNGGDSGTEPYIVSHHQLLAHAAAVRVYKTKYQESQKGLIGITLVCNWFIPFSDTKFDQKAAERSVEFMYGWFMDPLTTGEYPKSMRSLVKSRLPKFTAEQARLLIGSFDFIGINYYSSIYASDAPHLSNAQPYYVTDSLVISEFERNGKSIGIKIASDWLYVCPRGIRDLVMYTKEKYNNPLIFITENGVNEFNNDQTLSLEESLLDTYRIDYYYRHLFYLRSAIREGANVKGYYAWSLFDNFEWSMGYTVRFGMTYVDYKNGLKRYEKLSAIWYKNFLKRNDRLFNSI
- the LOC114169675 gene encoding cyanogenic beta-glucosidase-like translates to MAFYSSLFLALFALLLVRSSNVTSHETVSVSPTIDISINRNTFPQGFIFGAGSSSYQFEGAAMEGGKGESVWDTFTHKYPAKIQDRSNGDVAIDSYHHYKEDVKMMKDVNLDSYRFSISWSRILPKGKLSGGINQEGINYYNNLINELVANGIKPFVTLFHWDLPQALEDEYGGFLSPLIVKDFRDYAELCFKEFGDRVKYWVTLNEPWSYSQNGYASGEMAPGRCSAWMNSNCTGGDSSTEPYLVTHHQLLAHAAAVRLYKAKYQTSQEGVIGITLVANWFLPLRDTKADQKAAERAIDFMYGWFMDPLTSGDYPKSMRSLVRTRLPKFTADQARQLIGSFDFIGLNYYSTTYSSDAPQLSNANPSYITDSLVTAAFERDGKPIGIKIASDWLYVYPRGIRDLLLYTKDKYNNPLIYITENGVNEYNEPSLSLEESLMDTFRIDYHYRHLYYLLSAIRNGANVKGYYVWSFFDNFEWSSGYTSRFGMVFIDYKNGLKRYPKLSAMWYKNFLKKETRLYASSK